The genome window GCTTGTAGGTCGGGTTCGCCACCGTTCCGCCGGCAAACCCGGAGACCACCTCGCCAACGCCCTTCAGCTTCTCGAAATCCGCTTCCACACACCAAAAGCACCCGCCCGCCAGCACCGCCGTCTCCGTGGCCGCCGCCTTCGCCGGGGCGCAGTTCGCCGCGATCCCGAGCGCGATCATCATGGCCAGCATCATCGGCCGTCCGCGTCTCAACTTCATCAACATGACCTATCCTCCTGTTGCCCCGACCCTGGCCGCCCAACCCCGTCCCGGTCCAATCACCCCGCCGTGACCTCACACCGTCTTTACCCTTGGAAACATTCGCAGCTCTCCCTAGCGTGGCCCCATGAACACCGAAGTCACCACCCACACCGCCGAGGACGACCCGCGCAACGAGTCGATCCTCATCTGGCTCAACGGCGCGCTGAAGCCCCGCGCCGAGGCGCTCGTCAGCGTCTACGATTCCGGCTTCATGCTGGGAGATGGCGTCTGGGAAGGACTGCGCCTTTACGACGGCAGATGGACCTTCATCGACGAGCACATGGACAGGCTGTTCGAGGCCGCCAAGGCGATTGACCTCGACATCGGCATGAGCCGAAATCAGCTCATTTCCGCAATAACAGAGACGCAAACCGCCAACGGCATGACGACAGATGCCCATGTCCGCCTCATGGTCACTCGCGGCATCAAGACCCGCCCCTTCCAGCACCCCTCGCTCTCGCGCTCCGGTCCCACCGTGGCCATCATCATGGAGCACTCCAAACCCTCCATCCCGCGCCCCATCCGCCTTGCCACCGTGCCCCACACGCGCGGCCTGCCGATGACCCAAGACCCCAAGCTGAATTCCCACAGCAAACTCAACTGCATCCTCGCCTGCATCGCCGCCGAGAAGGCCGGGGCCGACGAAGCCCTCATGCTCGATGTCCATGGCTTCGTGAACACGACCAACGCCTGCAACTTCTTCATCGTCCGCAAGGGCGAGGTTTGGACCTCGACCGGCGATTACTGCATGAACGGCATTACCCGGCAGAAGGTGATCGATCTCTGCCATGCCAACGGCATCCCCTGCCGCGAAAAGAACTACTCCCTCGTCGAGGCCTATTCCGCCGAAGAGGCCTTTCTCACCGGCACATTCGGCGCACAAACCCCGGTGGGCGAGATTGATGGCCGCCCCATCGGCACCGGCCGGATGGGTCCCGTCACCGAACGCATCCGCACGCTCTACAAGTCCCTCGTCACGGAGCCCGCATGAAACACCTGTTCCCCCTCGCCATCGCCGCCCTGCTCTCCGGCTGCATGACCGAGCCCGAGCCGCTGCCCACCGGGGAGATCACCTGGGAGCAGGCCCGCGCTCTCTTCAAGGCCTGCAAGGTCGAAACCGCCTTTCAGGACCACCAGCGCAACGTCTCCCTTACCCTGATCGACGGCAGCACCGTCACCACCGTCGAGCCCGGCCTTGACGACATCTTCCACACCGACAAGCTCGCCCCGGGCTGCCCCGACATCGGGATCATCACCGAGTAGCCTATGAAAATCGCCATGTGGTCCGGCCCGCGGAATCTGTCGACCGCGATGATGTATGCCTTCGCCGCGCGCGGGGATTGCGCCGTCTGGGACGAGCCCTTCTATGCAGCCTATCTTGCCGCCACCGGCATCGACCATCCGATGCGCGCCGAGGTTCTCTCAGAAAACGTCTCTAACCCAGCCGAAATCGCCGCAAGATGCGCTGGCGCGAACCCCGGCGGCCAGCCGCATTTCTACCAAAAGCACATGGCCCTCCACATGGTCGACGGCCTACCGCTCGACTGGGCCGAGGGCTGCGTGAACGTCCACCTTATCCGCCACCCCGCCCGCGTGGTTGCAAGCTACGCCGCCAAGCGCGAGCACCCCACACTCGCCGATATCGGCTACACCCAGCACGCCAATCTCTTCGCCCGCTTCCCCGGCCCGGTGATCGACGCCACCGATATCCGCGCCGACCCCGCCACCATGTTGCAAAGGCTCTGCGCCGAAATCGGCCTGCCCTTTACGCCCGCCATGCTCTCATGGCCCGCCGGCCCCAAGCCCTATGACGGCACATGGGCGCCCCATTGGTACGGCGCCATCCACCGTTCCACCGGCTTTTCCGGCGCCGAAAGCCCGTTGCCCGAGCTTCCCGCAGACATGCAGGCGCTCGCAGACGAGGCCCACCCCTTCTACCAGGACCTCGCCCGCCACAAACTCCGCCCGCCTCCGGGCTCACCGTGAAAAAAAATCTCGGCTACTGAAACTTTCCCCAGCGTCCGCCCGTGTCTTCCCCAAGGCCGGCGCAAAAATGCGCCTGCCCTTCACACTGTTTGAAAGGGAGACACATGAAAAAGTTCATTCTCAGCACCGCCATCGCCCTCACCGGGACCGCCGCCTTTGCCGCCGGCCACGGCATGGCGCCGATGGTCGAAGCCGCTGAC of Oceanicola sp. 502str15 contains these proteins:
- a CDS encoding D-amino acid aminotransferase, whose translation is MNTEVTTHTAEDDPRNESILIWLNGALKPRAEALVSVYDSGFMLGDGVWEGLRLYDGRWTFIDEHMDRLFEAAKAIDLDIGMSRNQLISAITETQTANGMTTDAHVRLMVTRGIKTRPFQHPSLSRSGPTVAIIMEHSKPSIPRPIRLATVPHTRGLPMTQDPKLNSHSKLNCILACIAAEKAGADEALMLDVHGFVNTTNACNFFIVRKGEVWTSTGDYCMNGITRQKVIDLCHANGIPCREKNYSLVEAYSAEEAFLTGTFGAQTPVGEIDGRPIGTGRMGPVTERIRTLYKSLVTEPA
- a CDS encoding HAD family hydrolase, translated to MKIAMWSGPRNLSTAMMYAFAARGDCAVWDEPFYAAYLAATGIDHPMRAEVLSENVSNPAEIAARCAGANPGGQPHFYQKHMALHMVDGLPLDWAEGCVNVHLIRHPARVVASYAAKREHPTLADIGYTQHANLFARFPGPVIDATDIRADPATMLQRLCAEIGLPFTPAMLSWPAGPKPYDGTWAPHWYGAIHRSTGFSGAESPLPELPADMQALADEAHPFYQDLARHKLRPPPGSP